One Aegilops tauschii subsp. strangulata cultivar AL8/78 chromosome 7, Aet v6.0, whole genome shotgun sequence genomic window carries:
- the LOC109733585 gene encoding uncharacterized protein — MIEQFVNFVIRPPRAEYNPDQYLWEPEFTLAGRKYKRIDLELSNERNQTLKCSHYVPAIIPENTALPCVIYCHGNSGCRADANEAAVILLPSNITLFALDFAGSGLSGGEYVSLGWHEKQDLKSVVSFLRKNKEVSCIGLWGRSMGAVTSLLYGAEDPSIAGMVLDSAFSNLYELMLELVDVYKIRVPKFTVKMAVHYMRRVIQRRAKFDIMDLNVVQFAPKTFIPALFGHASSDVFIQSHHTDRIHQAYAGDKNLIKFDGDHNSARPQFYYDSVSIFFYNVLNPPQFPSACSNKLEKYYNRGAGTNESLLYEIINGLRAAGTDAGSSSAAAASFTNATKSVVELLTERVNQLSVKNDSDLDFLLDENHNLTEMEENTAESHTQDKANRQSEECCSYTSSNRESWGRCSSLGAASDVSSSGERPRVSDHKHKSMTLRALATPLRRIRRKPLTIPKERKNRSLWKRLNQERHDMGESLTQRFRLCLQGQAQHKRTKSS, encoded by the exons ATGATCGAGCAGTTCGTTAATTTCGTCATCCGCCCGCCACG TGCAGAGTACAACCCAGATCAGTATTTATGGGAGCCAGAGTTTACTCTTGCAGGAAGAAAGTACAAACGAATAGATTTGGAG CTTTCCAATGAAAGAAACCAGACCTTAAAATGCAGCCACTATGTTCCTGCCATCATCCCAGAAAACACTGCCCTTCCATGTGTGATCTACTGCCATGGGAATAG TGGGTGCAGAGCAGATGCAAACGAAGCTGCTGTCATACTTTTGCCTTCAAACATTACACTTTTTGCACTTGATTTCGCTGGATCAGGGCTATCAGGGGGAGAGTATGTCAGCCTTGGTTGGCACGAG AAACAGGATCTCAAGTCCGTGGTGTCCTTTTTGCGGAAGAATAAGGAAGTCTCTTGCATAGGTCTTTGGGGGCGTTCGATGGGTGCTGTTACAAG CCTGCTGTATGGAGCAGAAGACCCCTCAATTGCTGGCATGGTTTTGGACAGTGCTTTCTCTAACTTGTATGAGCTAATGCTAGAGCTTGTTGATGTTTACAAAATCAGAGTTCCTAAGTTCACG GTTAAGATGGCTGTACACTACATGCGCCGTGTCATTCAAAGAAGAGCTAAATTTGACATAATGGATCTTAATGTTGTTCAG TTTGCCCCCAAGACGTTTATTCCGGCATTATTTGGACATGCATCAAGTGATGTGTTTATTCAGTCCCATCACACTGATCGTATTCATCAGGCGTATGCG GGTGATAAAAATTTAATCAAATTTGATGGCGATCACAACTCCGCTAGGCCCCAGTTTTATTATGATTCTGTTTCAATATTCTTCTATAATGTTCTGAATCCACCTCAATTTCCGTCTGCATGCTCAAATAAGCTAGAGAAGTACTATAACCGTGGGGCTGGAACTAATGAG AGCTTACTGTATGAGATCATAAATGGTCTAAGGGCTGCTGGTACTGATGCAGGAAGTTCATCCGCAGCTGCAGCTAGTTTCACCAATG CCACAAAATCAGTAGTTGAATTGCTGACGGAGAGGGTCAATCAACTGTCCGTTAAAAATGATAGTGACTTG GATTTCCTTTTGGACgaaaatcataacctcactgaaATGGAAGAGAACACTGCAGAGTCTCATACACAG GATAAGGCGAACAGGCAAAGTGAGGAGTGCTGCTCATACACAAGTTCAAACCGAGAGAGCTGGGGAAGATGTTCTTCCTTAGGGGCAGCGAGTGATGTATCATCCTCCGGCGAACGTCCTAGGGTTTCCGATCATAAGCATAAG AGCATGACACTAAGAGCTCTGGCAACACCATTGAGACGGATACGGCGGAAACCACTCACCATACCAAAGGAGAGGAAGAATAGGTCTCTATGGAAGAGGCTAAACCAGGAGAGGCATGATATGGGGGAGAGCTTAACCCAGCGTTTCAGGCTGTGCCTCCAGGGCCAGGCTCAGCACAAGAGAACAAAGTCATCTTGA